AGTCCATTTTCAAGATAAGCAAAGTTTTTAACAATAACAACAACATTATCCTTATTGAGATCCAGATACTCTTTATCCAGTTCAGTTGCCTTTTCTACAGAGATAATCTTTTGAGCACCATTTATTTTTACCCCTTTTTTCTCTTCTAAAAACTCATATATGGAATCACATGCTATCTCAGGAGTCAATCCTTTTAAAATATCCTTTAAAAAATAATTCTCATCTAAAATTATCTTCTCTCCATTTATCTCACGGACTCTCACAAGATGATACAGAAGCTCTCCAACTGGGAAATGTGTAATCTCACTTAGTTTCTCATCAACTACTACAACTTCTAAAACAGGTACTGAGGTACTGTATTTTAGTTTATTTTTAGCTGATGACTCCTTAAAACTCTGATTTCCACTTAAAAGAAATGTCACAGGAATTTTTTTCATTACAAAAACTCCCTTTCCCTGTATGGAACTTAAATACCCATCAGATGCCAATAATTCAATAGCTTTTCTAACAGTATTTCTGCTTACAGAAAAAAAGTCCTTTAGCTGATTTTCAGATGGAATTTTCTCTCCAGGAAGATAGTTCTCATTTTTAATATTCTTTTTTATATACTCATATATCTCCATATACTTACTATTGCTCATTTTTACTCCTATCCATTCTTTAAAATATTACCTTTTCTTAAAATTAATTATAACAGAAAAATATCCATAAGTAAAAATTTACTTCTTAACTTGTTTAAACAAGTTATTGACATTGCAATATATAAATGCTAAAATATGTTCAATAATAGATTAAATAGTTTGATATAAAATTATAGGAGGAGTGAAAATGGGCAAATATTCAAATGAAGCTAAAGAGATTTTAAATCTTATCGGTGGAAAAGAAAATTTAATCAGTGCTACACATTGTGTTACAAGATTAAGACTTGTTTTAAAGGATGAGAAGTTAGTTGATAAAGAGGGATTAGAAAATTCTCCAAGTGTCAAAGGTTGCTTCTCTGCAGCTGGTCAATTTCAAATTATAATTGGAAATCAGGTTAAGGAATTTTATAAGGATTTTATCCAAGTGGCTCAGATAAAAGAGGTTTCAAAAGAAGAGGTTAAAAAGATAGCCAGCTCTAAAGGAAACACTTTCCAAAAAGTAATAGCAAGTTTTGCAGAAATATTTACTCCTCTATTACCAGCTATCATAACTGGTGGGCTTATTCTTGGATTTAGAAATATCATTGGAGACCTGGCAGTATTTGGTCCTAATGAAAATCAGACTCTTACATCTATCTACCCAAAATTGGCAGAACTTCACAGTTTCTTATGGATATTAGGGGAAGCTATATTCCACTTCCTACCTGTTGGAGTAACCTGGTCAACTGTTAAAAAATATGGTGGTACAGAGATTTTAGGTATTGTTTTAGGAATTACTCTTGTATCTCCACAACTTCTTAATGCCTATGGTTATGCAAGTGCACAGGCTGCTGGTGCAGTGCCATTCTGGGATTTTGGATTTATAACAATTCAAAAAGTTGGATACCAGGCTCAGGTAATTCCAGCAATGTTAGCAGGAATATTTATGGTTAAGTTTGAAACTTTACTAAAAAAACATGTTCCAGAAATTTTAAAAATGATTTTAGTACCATTTTTAGTACTATTTACAACAGTTGTTCTATCATATTTAGTAATAGGACCTGTATCAAGAGAGATAGGAAACTACATTGCATATATATTTAACGTTTTACTAACTGGTCCATTTAGAGTCATAGGAGCTGTACTATTTGGTATGTTATATGCACCTCTTGTAATCACTGGGGTTCATCACACATTCCTAGCTGTTGACCTGCAACTTATTGCTCAGGGTGGAACTATGATATGGCCAATGATTGCTCTAAGTAATATTGCTCAAGGTTCAGCTGCAATTACAGTTATGCTTTTAAATAGAAAAGATGAAAAAATCAAATCACTATCTCTATCATCTGCTATCTCTGCATGGTTAGGTGTTACAGAACCAGCGATGTTTGGAGTTAACTTAAGATTTATGTATCCTTTCTATGGAGCTTTAATCGGTTCTGCATTAGCTGCTGTTTACTCTACAATAAGTGGAGTTCTTGCAAACTCAATTGGTATAGGTGGTCTACCTGCATTCTTAGCTATTCAACCTAGATTCTGGGTCAACTATATTATAGCTATTATCATTGCAATTATAGCACCTATGGTAGCTACTTATCTCCTTAGCAAAAACAAGATTATCAAAATTAAAAAATAAGAAAAAGGATGGAATTATGTTAGAAAAAGATTGGTGGAAAAGTTCAGTTGTTTATCAGATATATCCAAAAAGTTTTTATGATACAAATGGAGATGGAATTGGGGATATTCAAGGGATTATAGAGAAATTAGACTATCTTAAAGAGCTTGGTGTAGATGTTATATGGACAACACCTATGTATATCTCTCCTATGAAAGACAATGGATATGATATTGCAGATTATTACAATATTGACCCCTCTTTTGGAACAATGGAGGATTTTGACAGACTTCTAGTTGAAACACATAAAAGAGGAATGAAACTTATAATGGACATGGTTATAAATCACACTTCCACAGAGCATAGATGGTTTAAAGAGGCATTAAAAGGCCCTGAAAACAGATATCACGACTATTATATCTGGAAAAAAGGGGATAGAGAGAGAAAACCTAATAACTGGCTTTCAAAATTTGGTGGAAGTGCATGGGAGTATGTAGAATCTCTTGGAGAGTACTATCTACACCTATTTGATGTAACTCAGGCAGACCTTAACTGGGAAAATGAAAATCTCAGAAAGGATATCTATGAGATGATTAATTTCTGGTTGGATAAAGGTGTTGATGGATTTAGACTTGATGTTATAAACCTTATCTCTAAAAATCAGAATTTCCCTGATGATACTCTTGCCAATGCTTCTTCTGATGGTAGAAGATTCTATACAGATGGCCCTAGAATCCATGAGTTTTTAAAAGAATTAACTAAAAATACCTTTGGTAAAAAAGAGGGAAGTTTAACTGTTGGTGAGATGTCATCAACTACTATTCCAAACTGCATAGGATATACAAATCCTGCAAACAGAGAGCTTTCAATGGTATTTAATTTTCATCACCTGAAAGTTGACTATACAAATGGAAATAAATGGGAGCTTGGAACTCTTGATTTTAAAGCTCTAAAGGATATTATGTTTAAGTGGCAGGTGGAGATGGAAAAAGGAAATGGATGGAATGCGGTTTTCTGGTGTAACCATGACCAGCCTAGAATAGTTAGCAGATTTGGAAGTGAAAAATATCTAAAAGAATCTGCTAAGATGTTAGGTGCAGCTATTCAGCTTCTACGTGGAACTCCTTACATCTAT
This Fusobacterium sp. DD2 DNA region includes the following protein-coding sequences:
- the treP gene encoding PTS system trehalose-specific EIIBC component, with the protein product MGKYSNEAKEILNLIGGKENLISATHCVTRLRLVLKDEKLVDKEGLENSPSVKGCFSAAGQFQIIIGNQVKEFYKDFIQVAQIKEVSKEEVKKIASSKGNTFQKVIASFAEIFTPLLPAIITGGLILGFRNIIGDLAVFGPNENQTLTSIYPKLAELHSFLWILGEAIFHFLPVGVTWSTVKKYGGTEILGIVLGITLVSPQLLNAYGYASAQAAGAVPFWDFGFITIQKVGYQAQVIPAMLAGIFMVKFETLLKKHVPEILKMILVPFLVLFTTVVLSYLVIGPVSREIGNYIAYIFNVLLTGPFRVIGAVLFGMLYAPLVITGVHHTFLAVDLQLIAQGGTMIWPMIALSNIAQGSAAITVMLLNRKDEKIKSLSLSSAISAWLGVTEPAMFGVNLRFMYPFYGALIGSALAAVYSTISGVLANSIGIGGLPAFLAIQPRFWVNYIIAIIIAIIAPMVATYLLSKNKIIKIKK
- the treR gene encoding trehalose operon repressor, with product MSNSKYMEIYEYIKKNIKNENYLPGEKIPSENQLKDFFSVSRNTVRKAIELLASDGYLSSIQGKGVFVMKKIPVTFLLSGNQSFKESSAKNKLKYSTSVPVLEVVVVDEKLSEITHFPVGELLYHLVRVREINGEKIILDENYFLKDILKGLTPEIACDSIYEFLEEKKGVKINGAQKIISVEKATELDKEYLDLNKDNVVVIVKNFAYLENGLLFEYTESHHRSDKFVFTSYAKREK
- the treC gene encoding alpha,alpha-phosphotrehalase — protein: MLEKDWWKSSVVYQIYPKSFYDTNGDGIGDIQGIIEKLDYLKELGVDVIWTTPMYISPMKDNGYDIADYYNIDPSFGTMEDFDRLLVETHKRGMKLIMDMVINHTSTEHRWFKEALKGPENRYHDYYIWKKGDRERKPNNWLSKFGGSAWEYVESLGEYYLHLFDVTQADLNWENENLRKDIYEMINFWLDKGVDGFRLDVINLISKNQNFPDDTLANASSDGRRFYTDGPRIHEFLKELTKNTFGKKEGSLTVGEMSSTTIPNCIGYTNPANRELSMVFNFHHLKVDYTNGNKWELGTLDFKALKDIMFKWQVEMEKGNGWNAVFWCNHDQPRIVSRFGSEKYLKESAKMLGAAIQLLRGTPYIYQGEEIAMTNPDFNTIDSFRDVESLNNYKILLEKGKTKEEAIAILNQKSRDNSRTPVQWNASQNAGFTTGTPWIGISSNYKDINVEDNLKNSDSVFHFYKKLIELRKEYKVISHGSFTPLYEEHEKLFAYERKWENEGLVVINNFFDCETEVELDNRYAGQKVLLKNYPDVKIDGNLLKLRPYETVVIYNENMNK